Below is a window of Roseivirga misakiensis DNA.
CGTCTAGGTGTCTTTGGCAAATTAGGCTAAAGTGTTAGATCGATTAGAAAGGTTGTTCATTGCCTTTTTTCCGTTATAGTATTTCCAAATTACCAAAATGGCGATGAGTTCGGCTACGATGGATATATATGAACCTTCTAGACCGAATAAGCCTCCGTTCATTAGGTTGCTTTCTTGGATCTGAAATTCAATTATTGAGTAGGTGTCTTGTCCACTTACATTGAACCCAAGAAGTGTCTGGAACAGGTTCCAGCTTAAATGTAGTGCGATAGGAAACCATAGATTTTTTGTATACACATAAGATAACCCAAGTAATATACCTGCCAGAAATAGGTCGAAAAGTGAGAATAAACTGATATTAGGGTTAAATGAGTGCATTAATGCGAAAAGGATTGAAGAAATAACCAAGGCAACATATTTATTGAATGAACTCATCAGGTTTTTCAAAATGTATCCTCTCATCAGTGTTTCCTCAACAACCGCAACAGATGTAAAGAGCATTATTGAAATCACTAATTCTTCTAAGTCGAAATTAACTTCCACAATGAAGATTTCTTCGAGATAGAGCAATAGTAAAAACCCCAATGATATGATGATCAAACCAAGAAAAATACCATATAAGAATTCTTTGAGTCGGTTTTTTGTGTGAAAGCCTAAATTAATAAAAGGACTCTTATCTACATTTTGCATGAACATCCACAGGACTATAAATGTCCCAAGCAAATCAAAAATGCTAATTATTAATAGCTGAATAGATGTCTCTTGCGATTCAAGGTTGGTAATATCAACACCGACTATTAATGCTCCTATATATTGAAGTATCCCAACGACAATCAGATACGGGACTATTAATAGCAGTATTCTTTGCCACCCCTTTACTTTGTTTGTGTGCATAGTGTTCATATTAATCGATTTAACTTATTCTTAATCAGGGGTTTAATAAGGGGTTTGAGGTTTTGAGAAAAGTCAAGAACCGTAGTGTCTAAGACCCATGGGGGACTCGATATCTTCTTCAGGTTCGGGGATTTAACTAATTTAATAAAATAAGTTGTCTAAATGTTTAGACTTGAATATATAAACCTCCACCAAGGTTCTTTTTTATGAGATTTTTGATTGGTGAAAGTACTATCAATTTTCGATGGCTACACCACCTATGTGATTGGTTTTATGTCTAAAACAAACACATCAATGAAGTCCTAAACCTTGTTTTTGACCTTTCTATTTTCTCTATTATGAGAAGTGTATTAATCCATTGATGGCTAAAAAATTTCTTTATTTAGTGCTATTAAAAGATAGAAAATCTTTCTATCATGTATGACTTAATTTAATACTTAGACTTGAAGAACCACTATTTGATATGGCATTTAGCCGTTTTATTTACGATGACTTTTCCGAATTCAAGTGATGGAAATTCGGAATGGATATTGAAGAAGAATAAAGAAGGCATTACCGTTTATGTTAAGAGTAATCCTAGTTTTAGAGTTAAAACTTTCCGAGGTATAATGGAGGTGGAATCAACCCTAAGCGAACTTGTCGCTATATTGAAGGATGTCGAAAACAATCGTAATTGGATTTATAAGTGTAAAGAATCAGAACTATTAGACACTGTTAACTTTTGGCACCAATTCAATTATTATGAGATAGGTGTAACCTGGCCTTATAATAATAGAGATGTTATTATGGAACTT
It encodes the following:
- a CDS encoding SRPBCC family protein codes for the protein MKNHYLIWHLAVLFTMTFPNSSDGNSEWILKKNKEGITVYVKSNPSFRVKTFRGIMEVESTLSELVAILKDVENNRNWIYKCKESELLDTVNFWHQFNYYEIGVTWPYNNRDVIMELKMDQHLPSKEVTIAIENANSYIPNKESLYRIKIAQGFWKFTPLESGKIKVTYELTIDPGKNIPALLVNGRAVKDPFMTLKKLRSTVMKGAYKGQHYQQIIH
- a CDS encoding CPBP family intramembrane glutamic endopeptidase; the protein is MHTNKVKGWQRILLLIVPYLIVVGILQYIGALIVGVDITNLESQETSIQLLIISIFDLLGTFIVLWMFMQNVDKSPFINLGFHTKNRLKEFLYGIFLGLIIISLGFLLLLYLEEIFIVEVNFDLEELVISIMLFTSVAVVEETLMRGYILKNLMSSFNKYVALVISSILFALMHSFNPNISLFSLFDLFLAGILLGLSYVYTKNLWFPIALHLSWNLFQTLLGFNVSGQDTYSIIEFQIQESNLMNGGLFGLEGSYISIVAELIAILVIWKYYNGKKAMNNLSNRSNTLA